CGGATTCGGCCCCGTAAGGCTGCGTTAGTTGCCAGCCCGCCAATGCAACGAGTCCGAGTAAAAACAGGCTAAAAAGCACCGCTATAGCGGCCAAAAGCACAAATATGGGCCTGGGCTTTGAATTTTTAGATTTTTCAACTTGTTTCATGTAAATAATACTCCAGTATTGCCTGGGCGGCCAAAGCGTTGCGTTGCTGCTTTTGCTTATGCAAAGGCAATCTTTTATCTATTTGTTCGTCAGCCGCCTGACTGCTCATAAATTCATCTTGCATAACTACCGGCCGGCCAAACTGCCTTAAACCTGAGGCAAAACTCTCGGCTAGGTTGGTTTGAGCAGTGTTATTGGCCTCTATATTACGCGGTCGGCCCACCACCAGTACATCTGGATTAAACCTATCGAGCAAGTGTTTAACTTGGGGCCGAACATCTTGTTTGGCATTAATATTGCCCAAAGAATCGGCCGTGGCTTCACCAG
The window above is part of the Candidatus Saccharibacteria bacterium genome. Proteins encoded here:
- the ruvX gene encoding Holliday junction resolvase RuvX, with the protein product MVNSKKIAACELAFDHGLVWIGVALSRAGEATADSLGNINAKQDVRPQVKHLLDRFNPDVLVVGRPRNIEANNTAQTNLAESFASGLRQFGRPVVMQDEFMSSQAADEQIDKRLPLHKQKQQRNALAAQAILEYYLHETS